GAGGGTAAAAAGCCTTTGTTCCAGCATGCATCCTTTGATTTAAAACGTGGAGATACGGTGGCACTGATTGGTCCGAACGGGATCGGAAAATCGACGCTGCTCAAGTGCCTGACCGGATCGCTAAAGCCTGCTGCCGGCTTCATTCACTGGGGCACGAAAATTAAAATCGGCCTGTATGACCAGGAGCAGACGAATCTGAACCCGGCCAATACTGTACTGGAGGAGCTGTGGAGCGAGTACCCTCATATGGAGGAAACACGGATTCGTACGGTGCTGGGGAATTTTCTGTTCAGCGGTGACGATGTACTGAAAAAAATATCTACATTAAGCGGCGGGGAAAAAGCTCGTGTATCTCTGGCCAAGCTGATGCTTCGCGAAGCCAATGTATTGATTCTCGATGAGCCTACCAACCATCTGGACCTGTTCAGCAAAGAAGTGCTGGAGGCTGCTTTGATGGACTATGACGGCACGCTGCTATTCATTTCCCATGACCGTTACTTCCTGAATAAAATGGCGGAGCGTGTCATTGAGCTTCATCCCGAAGGGATACAACATTTCCTGGGGAATTATGATGACTATGTAGCCAAAAAACAGGAGCTGGAGGAGATAGCGCAGGAAGCTCTGGAGGCAGGTCAGGCCACACGCAGCAAAATATCGGCGGCCTCTGCATCCGTAACAGACGAGACCTCACCCAAATCACGCGCGGCTACCTATGCGGCAGACAAACAAGCCAAGAGCGAGGAGCGTAGCCGTCAGCGTAAGCTGGAAGCCCTGGAAAACCAAATCAAAGCGTTGGAGGAGCAAATTTCAGGGCTAGAGGAGCAAATGACTCTGCCAGAGATTTATCAGGACTATGAGGCGCTTCAGGAAATTCAGTCACAACTCGACAGCCATAAACAGGAATTGGCTCAAACCTATGCGTCTTGGGAAGAACTGTTAGAGGATTAAAGCAACTGCATAAAATCTTGGCCCTAGAAATTTCACATTTGCCTCTTCTTACTTTTTGTACACAGGGATATCCACAACTTATGTGTATTAATGATATTGAAAAATGGCCTTTTGGGCCATTTTTTTATTGTTAAAAAGCCATCTTCAAATGAAAACCAAATTTATCCACCCTTTTATCCACATTATCCACAGATTTCACAACAGCTAGAGGTGCGAAATATCCCCTAGCTTGCAATCTCCAAAAAGTCTTAGCCTGCTTGCTTCGAAAATGATTATCCACATTTTCAGCGGCATATGTGGATAACTTTGTTCACAACTTGACAAATCAGATCATTGTTCGAGGAGTATTAAAACCTCTGAGTTTTTTGATGAATCATGAAAAACCGTGCACGATTGTGACGAACCATGCGGTAGGATAAGATGCTATCATGGATCAGCTCAAACTCCTTTAATTATACCTATTGAATTTTTATTCTTTTTATATTAAGCAGGATGGAACAAAAAAGACACGACCTCAAATGTGCCGTGTCTTTGCTCATTCCTGTTCAATTAAGATTGGACAGACCATTCCTCCAGATACAGCCCTGGATCTGCCTTCATATCCAATGAAGTAAATTCCCCGCGCTTCCACTTGGCATAGGCCGCAGCGCCGATCATGGCTGCATTGTCTGTACAATATTTCATGGACGGTACAAGCAGCTCGATTCCTTCACGCTCGCAGCGCTCACGCAATGCTGTACGCAGTCCTTGGTTGGCGGCGACACCGCCACAGAGCAGAAGCTGCTTCGCACGGTATTCACGCATGGCACGAATCGCTTTTTCTACCAGCACCTCGACTACCGACTCTTGAAAGCCTCTTGCAATAGCTCCGGCTTGAACGGTTTCTCCGCGCATTTTCGTCTGGTTGATCACATTCAGCACTGCAGATTTCAAACCGCTAAAGCTGAAATCATAAGAATCCGGCTCCAGCCATGCACGGGGCAAAGTAACGACCTCCTCCGATTCATGGGCCACACGATCCACATGCGGACCGCCGGGATACGGAAACCCAATGGCTCGCGCTACTTTGTCATAGGCTTCTCCGACTGCATCATCCCTTGTCCGGCCAATGAGCTGAAACTGGCCTTCGGACTCCATCAGCACCAGCTCCGTATGTCCTCCTGACACCACAAGTGCGATGCACGGATATACGATATCATGCTCCAACTGATTGGCATAAATATGTCCGGCAATATGATGCGTCCCGATCAACGGCTTGCCGAACGCCATGGCGGCGCTCTTGGCGGCGACAATACCAACCAGTAATGCCCCGACCAGCCCCGGACCTTGCGTCACGGCAACTGCTGAAAGCTCGCGGGGCGTAATTCCAGATGCTTGCATGGCTTCGTCCAGCATGTAAGTAATGCTCTCCACATGCTTGCGCGATGCCACCTCTGGCACTACCCCGCCAAAGGCTTTGTGTGTTTCAATCTGGCTGGAAATCAGATTTGAAAGTACCTCTGTACCATTTTTCACGACGGAAACAGCCGTCTCATCACAACTCGTTTCCACGGCCAGTATATAGCAAGGCTCGCCGGAGGCGGTGCCTGTACCTGCTTTTTCCACTTGCGTCATTGCTCCTGCACGCTTCCTTCCTGTTCATCGGATGCCTTATGTGCGGGAAGATCCGCCCACATAATCACGGCATCCTCGTTATTATCCGAATAATAGCCTTTGCGGACACCTGCGGGCTTAAACCCTTTTTTCTCATACAAGCCCTGAGCGATCCGATTCGTTACCCGTACCTCCAGCGTCATACGTTCCATCCCTAAATATGAGGCGGTCTGCATCAGTTCATCCAACAGCTTGTCCCCAAGCTTGCGCCCGCGAAATGCCTCACGAACCGCAATATTCGTGATATGGGCCTCATCCATAATCGTCCACATGCCCGCGTAGCCGATGGCTTGTCCGTTCAGTTCCATAATCATATATTTGGCAAAATGATTCATCGTCAGCTCATTGCGGAATGCTTCTTCCGTCCACGGCAGCGTGAACGCCTCATGCTCAATCTCCAGCACATCGGGAATATCATCCAGCTGCATCAAGCGAAACTCAAGCTTCTCTTCCCGTTGTATGTTCTTTGCCATGTTGTTCACCGCTCTCTTTAGCGCTGACGAAGCAGATTGGCTTCCGCCTCCGCCAGCTGGGTATAATTCGGAACCAGCGTATGTAGCTCGTCATGCTCCTGACGAAGCAGCTTATCCGCCCCAAGGCGGCCAACCCATCTTCCTTCCAGCTCATAAGGTACGATACGAAGCTCACACCATGCACGCAGGCCTTCGGCTGCTTCGGCATGGATCGCCGTTTCACCGACTAGCCAAATGGCAGCAGGACGCTCCTCAGAAGGCAAAGCCTCCAGCCGTTGCAGCAGGTCCCCGGTCCAGGTGGACATCAGCCGGATCGCATCCGGCTCCAGCCGCTGCGGGCTATCGGTGCCGTCAACTGTATTCACAGCGAACAGCCCCGTGTAAACCTGTCCACGGCGCGCATCCAGCACAGGCACAATCCAGTCTGCTGCCTTCGCTCCGGCTGGACTTTCACTCACCGACTCACCTTTCCCTGCTTGCTCCTGCACGACACCACGATTCCACCCTCCCCACGCCAAAGCGTGCAAAGTGGATATAGATGTCACCGGGATGCCCCAGGCCCAAGCGAGGGTTTTGGCAGCAGTCACCGCAATCCGGATACCGGTGTAAGAACCCGGTCCGACACCGACTGCAATACCGTCCACATCATCGCGCGTCAATCCTGCTTCGCTCAGGAGCCGTTCCAGCTCGGTAATGACATGCACCGAGTGATTTCGTTCGCCATACACATTGCTTTCTCCCAGCAGCTCTCTTCCGTTCATCAGGGCGGCTGCCATCACGGTCGTCGCTGTATCTAACACCAAAAACCGCTCACGCGGCTTTACATTCTCATCTGTATGCTCTCTTTGCATGGTTCAAACTCCATTCTCCCGCAAACTGCGGCACCATTGTTCATAAGGCTCGCCATACCCGGTCAGATGAATCAAGCGTTCCCCGACATCCGTCGTCTCTATATACATGTGAAGCCTTTGCTCCGGCAATATATCGGGTATAATACTGCCCCATTCCACCAGACATACTCCTGCTCCGTAAAAATACTCATCCAGCCCAAGGTCCTCTGCCTCATCCTGGGTGATGCGGTACACATCCATATGGTACAAGGGCAAACGGCCCTCATACTCCTTGATTAGCGTAAAGGTTGGGCTGTTCACAATACCCGGGACACCCAAATGGCTGGCAAAAGCTTTGGAAAAGGCCGTTTTACCTGCTCCCAGATCTCCGTCCAGCACAATCACCGTTCCGGGAACGGCTTGGGCTGCCAAAAAACCAGCCAATGCCCCGGTCTGCGCCTCTGCGACAGAACGGAACGTAAACTGTTCCTGCGAAATTGTCATATATTTTAATCACCTTTCGTCCACAACGGACCGTTCCAACTTGTTCTTTATTATATAGT
This DNA window, taken from Paenibacillus kribbensis, encodes the following:
- the tsaD gene encoding tRNA (adenosine(37)-N6)-threonylcarbamoyltransferase complex transferase subunit TsaD, which gives rise to MTQVEKAGTGTASGEPCYILAVETSCDETAVSVVKNGTEVLSNLISSQIETHKAFGGVVPEVASRKHVESITYMLDEAMQASGITPRELSAVAVTQGPGLVGALLVGIVAAKSAAMAFGKPLIGTHHIAGHIYANQLEHDIVYPCIALVVSGGHTELVLMESEGQFQLIGRTRDDAVGEAYDKVARAIGFPYPGGPHVDRVAHESEEVVTLPRAWLEPDSYDFSFSGLKSAVLNVINQTKMRGETVQAGAIARGFQESVVEVLVEKAIRAMREYRAKQLLLCGGVAANQGLRTALRERCEREGIELLVPSMKYCTDNAAMIGAAAYAKWKRGEFTSLDMKADPGLYLEEWSVQS
- the rimI gene encoding ribosomal protein S18-alanine N-acetyltransferase; the encoded protein is MAKNIQREEKLEFRLMQLDDIPDVLEIEHEAFTLPWTEEAFRNELTMNHFAKYMIMELNGQAIGYAGMWTIMDEAHITNIAVREAFRGRKLGDKLLDELMQTASYLGMERMTLEVRVTNRIAQGLYEKKGFKPAGVRKGYYSDNNEDAVIMWADLPAHKASDEQEGSVQEQ
- the tsaB gene encoding tRNA (adenosine(37)-N6)-threonylcarbamoyltransferase complex dimerization subunit type 1 TsaB produces the protein MQREHTDENVKPRERFLVLDTATTVMAAALMNGRELLGESNVYGERNHSVHVITELERLLSEAGLTRDDVDGIAVGVGPGSYTGIRIAVTAAKTLAWAWGIPVTSISTLHALAWGGWNRGVVQEQAGKGESVSESPAGAKAADWIVPVLDARRGQVYTGLFAVNTVDGTDSPQRLEPDAIRLMSTWTGDLLQRLEALPSEERPAAIWLVGETAIHAEAAEGLRAWCELRIVPYELEGRWVGRLGADKLLRQEHDELHTLVPNYTQLAEAEANLLRQR
- the tsaE gene encoding tRNA (adenosine(37)-N6)-threonylcarbamoyltransferase complex ATPase subunit type 1 TsaE, coding for MTISQEQFTFRSVAEAQTGALAGFLAAQAVPGTVIVLDGDLGAGKTAFSKAFASHLGVPGIVNSPTFTLIKEYEGRLPLYHMDVYRITQDEAEDLGLDEYFYGAGVCLVEWGSIIPDILPEQRLHMYIETTDVGERLIHLTGYGEPYEQWCRSLRENGV